The Brassica oleracea var. oleracea cultivar TO1000 chromosome C6, BOL, whole genome shotgun sequence genome includes a region encoding these proteins:
- the LOC106300524 gene encoding outer envelope protein 64, chloroplastic-like, whose translation MQPKRRHILASRASKLCVLLGLGLAGVLLVTKKLKKRVREDFGAFIEKLLLLPPPQPAPPKAPHPLTALSFALSDLFDVKGYVSGFGHPDWIRTHEAAASTSPVVSVLVEGGATCVGKTVVGEFAFSISGETKHYDTPTNPAAPAHIPGGACSGAAVAVSANLVDFSLGIDTVGGVRAAAGYCGVLGFRSSQGIVSNAGIIPVSSSLDAVGWFARDPNTLRRVGHVILQLPFEAQRNPRQIILADDYLQFSKVLVDRIKQVVIKSAEKLFGRQALKHENLEKYLEAKVPSLKEFCREKANGDDAKLTTSMLLANVMQLLQRHEFLQNHGDWINTVNPSIDPAVYSQLCKTPELTDEEIENLNAVRNQMRVAIGSLLKDDGILVIPTMPSVPPKLGSKEIMSEDYQNRASSLLCVASISGCCQVTVPLGKHDKCPVSVSLIARHGGDRFLLDTVQKMYASLQENSTLMVNPKSSINTISQEESAEIAKEKGNQAFKEKQWQKAIGMYSEAIKLNDKNGTYYSNRAAAYLELGSFRQAEADCTKALALDKKNIKAYLRRGTAREMLGNFKEAIDDFSYALVLEPNNKRAALSADRLGKVFLQ comes from the exons ATGCAGCCGAAGCGTCGTCATATACTGGCTTCTCGAGCATCGAAACTCTGTGTGCTACTTGGTCTAGGCCTTGCTGGAGTTCTTCTAGTTACGAAGAAGCTGAAGAAGAGAGTTCGTGAAGACTTCGGTGCCTTCATCGAGAAGCTTCTTCTGCTTCCTCCTCCTCAGCCTGCTCCTCCTAAAGCTCCTCACCCTCTCACTGCTCTCTCCTTCGCCCTCTCCGACCT GTTTGATGTGAAAGGATATGTGTCTGGTTTTGGTCATCCAGACTGGATTAGGACACATGAAGCTGCTGCTTCAACATCTCCTGTGGTTTCAGTCCTTGTTGAAGGTGGAGCTACATGTGTTGGGAAGACTGTAGTTGGTGAATTTGCCTTTAG TATCAGCGGAGAAACTAAGCATTATGATACACCCACTAATCCTGCTGCTCCTGCTCATATCCCCGGTGGCGCTTGCAGTGGAGCTGCTGTTGCTGTTAGTGCCAACCTTGTAGATTTTTCTTTAG GTATTGACACGGTTGGTGGGGTAAGAGCGGCAGCTGGATACTGTGGCGTATTGGGATTCAGATCATCTCAAGGGATTGTATCAAACGCTGGAATCATACCAGTGTCTTCTAGTCTTGATGCTGTTG GATGGTTTGCTCGGGATCCAAACACCTTGCGTCGTGTTGGCCATGTAATCCTGCAACTTCCATTTGAAGCTCAAAGGAATCCGAGACAAATCATATTAGCTGATGACTATCTTCAGTTCTCCAAAGTTCTTGTCGACCGCATTAAGCAAGTGGTGATCAAATCAGCTGAGAAGCTTTTCGGTA GACAAGCACTTAAGCATGAGAATTTGGAGAAATATTTAGAGGCCAAAGTTCCTAGCTTGAAAGAGTTCTGTAGAGAGAAAGCCAATGGTGATGATGCAAAGCTCACTACATCAATGCTGCTTGCGAATGTAATGCAGCTTCTACAGAG GCATGAGTTTCTTCAAAACCATGGGGATTGGATCAACACAGTGAATCCATCCATTGATCCTGCGGTTTACTCACAGCTATGCAAAACACCAGAGCTGACCGATGAAGAGATTGAGAACCTGAACGCAGTTAGGAACCAGATGCGGGTAGCTATTGGCTCACTTCTCAAG GATGATGGCATTCTGGTGATTCCAACAATGCCATCTGTTCCTCCAAAACTTGGTAGTAAAGAGATTATGTCCGAAGACTATCAGAACCGCGCTTCAAGTCTACTCTGCGTTGCTAGCATATCAGGCTGTTGTCAG GTGACCGTGCCGCTTGGGAAGCATGATAAGTGCCCTGTCTCAGTATCTTTGATTGCAAGACATGGTGGTGATCGTTTCTTGCTAGATACAGTGCAGAAAATGTATGCCTCTTTGCAAGAAAACTCCACCCTCATGGTTAATCCTAAATCATCCATAAATACTATTAGCCAAGAAGAGTCAGCTGAGATTGCAAAAGAGAAG GGAAACCAAGCATTTAAAGAGAAACAATGGCAGAAAGCAATTGGGATGTACTCAGAAGCTATAAAGTTAAATGACAAGAATGGTACCTATTATAGTAACAGAGCTGCTGCATATCTTGAACTTGGAAG CTTTCGTCAAGCTGAAGCTGATTGTACCAAGGCTCTTGCCCTAGATAAGAAG AACATCAAGGCCTATCTACGAAGAGGAACTGCAAGAGAAATGCTGGGCAATTTTAAGGAAGCTATAGATG ATTTCAGTTATGCGCTTGTGCTCGAGCCAAACAACAAGAGAGCGGCTCTGTCAGCAGATAGACTCGGGAAGGTGTTCCTCCAGTGA
- the LOC106300420 gene encoding zinc finger protein VAR3, chloroplastic has translation MSSSRIFLVGNSIFRPQNLSSFPLSLNRFPSVSLRFRCFSNETATAAAAATVDSDSPSPHPWPEWINFVDRLKTKGYFTKNIEDDTVYQEMNVVKDACLSFARDRYDVLRSLSSRDIQALVERGCPNLFRKTVNSSKRIRAHVKLDEGDVCGSCELRSSCDRAYVILKESEADARTVDVMRLLLFNALDSVVVSRGEVPSGRELVHESARRLLLELLELSEKPVNPVLPKPAAKVALPPQERVFKSRSDEPSQRVRSQYNADWACPKCDFLNFARNERCRECNEVADRRSVAAVVKEGHWLCPECNFSNFSRNQSCLKCKAKGPKRSSMENIEMKKGDWNCSGCGFMNFSSNKKCKQCREQRPPRQLEPGEWECPSCDFLNYRRNTVCKKCECKRPSESNNHEDDHSWKRPALL, from the exons ATGTCCTCTTCCAGAATCTTCCTAGTCGGAAACTCAATCTTCCGACCTCAAAACCTCTCCTCCTTTCCACTCTCTCTCAATCGCTTCCCCTCCGTTTCTCTCCGCTTCCGATGCTTCTCAAACGAAACCGCCACCGCCGCCGCAGCAGCCACCGTAGATTCCGATTCTCCATCTCCCCATCCATGGCCAGAGTGGATAAACTTCGTCGACCGCCTGAAGACCAAAGGCTACTTCACCAAAAACATCGAAGACGACACTGTTTACCAAGAAATGAACGTAGTGAAGGACGCTTGTCTCAGCTTCGCTCGCGACCGTTACGACGTCCTTAG ATCCTTGTCGTCGAGAGATATACAAGCTCTCGTGGAGCGTGGATGCCCTAATCTCTTTCGCAAGACTGTTAACTCATCCAAGAGGATTCGAGCTCATGTTAAATTAGACGAAGGAGAT GTTTGTGGTTCTTGTGAGCTTCGTAGCTCTTGTGATAGAGCTTATGTGATACTTAAGGAATCAGAAGCTGATGCTCGAACCGTTGATGTCATGCGTTTGCTGCTGTTCAATGCGCTTGATTCGGTTGTTGTCTCTCGAGGAGAGGTTCCATCAGGGAGAGAGCTTGTTCATGAGTCTGCAAGAAGACTTCTTTTGGAGTTGCTTGAGCTCAGCGAGAAGCCTGTAAACCCTGTCTTGCCCAAACCTGCGGCCAAGGTAGCGTTGCCTCCTCAGGAGAGGGTTTTTAAATCGAGGAGTGATGAGCCTTCTCAGCGTGTTCGGTCTCAGTACAATGCAGATTGGGCGTGTCCCAA GTGTGACTTTTTGAACTTTGCGAGAAATGAAAGATGCCGAGAGTGCAATGAAGTAGCTGACAGACGATCTGTTGCTGCTGTTGTCAAGGAAGGACACTGGCTATGTCCTGA GTGCAATTTCTCAAACTTCTCAAGAAACCAGAGCTGTCTGAAATGCAAAGCAAAGGGACCAAAGAGAAGTTCAATGGAGAATATTGAAATGAAAAAGGGAGACTGGAACTGCTCTGG GTGTGGATTCATGAACTTTTCTAGCAACAAAAAGTGTAAACAGTGTAGGGAACAACGTCCCCCAAGGCAACTTGAGCCTGGAGAATGGGAATGTCCTTC ATGCGACTTCTTGAACTATAGGAGAAACACTGTTTGCAAGAAATGCGAGTGCAAACGACCTAGTGAATCCAACAACCATGAAGATGATCATTCATGGAAGCGACCTGCCTTACTATAA
- the LOC106300419 gene encoding uncharacterized protein LOC106300419 gives MWTKGELVWVRLNPSDSWIPGRILDPSEPFGILVSFFDLMEPRYVPKPCLRSFDRDFETLVADSWRFRRFVNRALKTHFWNISFGLWCSCQSPIDSPYLDREISLPLSPLSSDSALSFVREIAVSRRVPLRILAETNSSTAQILSFKRYAVDFNRSESFYEQVIESAKLMDRAEEPHWYLDPSNKIDCIDDMVSMFPETEDADVDNSSDLSLRDPLPKDIHCYSVDTVVQTWNTRSPVISSDSSVMKACATMARTSNQEEAAHSLKSRERCQVEQSICLLNSESRVVDIIEEDTTLAAQREAPPEVMIETHDDITGSDDRTMTSAKQLSPLLDASNSKAFLAKPVSFVVLEACKNLACSVEDSSANPRSKLDRSVMSGNTLDEDQSDRNHSNGTRDNCPDDALESHLNAGQVSLHITGPSNKEFRSDDVGIAPVEQLHDLEVATTVKNQTSAVDNIRSTGAKRKASRDKASGNSKRRKKGSQQSISADNLQLLKDKRFADPKCLRMKFLSTHVNLPSKSELLKRFSVFGKIDALKTDVNPGGRSAKVVFLQSIDAVTAYQFARSKKFKLGRSKVVYRLDASEGDTEVNKAPLSRKPQQSVPSPRSCLKKHGSVDKEEERSHLKVKFETTNT, from the exons ATGTGGACGAAAGGAGAGTTAGTGTGGGTGAGATTAAACCCTTCAGATTCATGGATTCCGGGTCGGATCCTTGATCCGTCCGAACCGTTTGGAATCCTCGTTTCCTTCTTCGACCTGATGGAACCACGCTACGTTCCAAAACCCTGTCTCCGAAGCTTCGATCGCGATTTCGAAACTCTGGTTGCAGATTCATGGAGGTTCCGCCGCTTCGTGAACAGAGCTCTGAAAACGCACTTCTGGAACATCTCCTTTGGGCTGTGGTGTTCTTGCCAATCGCCGATCGATTCGCCGTACTTGGACAGAGAAATCTCACTCCCTTTGTCTCCTCTTAGTTCGGACTCGGCTCTGAGTTTTGTTCGAGAGATAGCCGTTTCGCGGCGAGTGCCTCTTCGGATATTAGCTGAGACCAACAGTTCCACCGCTCAGATCCTTAGCTTTAAGCGTTACGCTGTTGATTTCAATCGCTCTGAATCTTTTTATGAACAAGTTATAGAAA GTGCAAAGCTAATGGATCGCGCAGAAGAACCACATTGGTATCTCGATCCCTCCAACAAGATAGACTGCATCGACGACATGGTTTCTATGTTTCCTGAGACAGAAGATGCTGACGTAGACAACAGCAGTGATTTGAGTCTAAGAGATCCGTTGCCCAAGGATATCCATTGCTATTCTGTTGATACAGTAGTTCAGACTTGGAATACGAGGAGCCCTGTGATCAGCTCTGATTCTAGCGTGATGAAAGCTTGTGCAACCATGGCGCGGACATCTAATCAAGAGGAGGCAGCACACTCGCTGAAGAGCAGAGAACGCTGTCAAGTTGAGCAGAGTATTTGCTTACTGAATTCAGAATCTCGTGTTGTAGATATAATAGAGGAAGACACCACTCTTGCTGCCCAAAGAGAAGCACCTCCTGAAGTCATGATTGAAACGCATGATGACATCACTGGTTCAGATGATAGAACTATGACATCCGCAAAACAGTTGTCACCCTTGCTTGATGCGAGTAACAGCAAGGCTTTTCTGGCAAAGCCTGTTTCTTTTGTTGTTTTGGAAGCCTGCAAGAATCTAGCTTGTTCAGTGGAAGATTCATCTGCTAACCCAAGAAGCAAGCTTGATAGATCTGTGATGAGTGGCAATACCCTGGACGAGGACCAATCAGATAGGAATCATTCCAATGGAACACGTGACAACTGCCCTGACGATGCATTAGAGTCCCATCTGAACGCAGGGCAGGTTTCTCTACATATTACTGGCCCTTCAAACAAAGAGTTCCGTTCTGATGATGTAGGCATTGCACCTGTGGAGCAGTTACATGACTTGGAAGTTGCAACAACTGTCAAAAACCAGACCAGTGCAGTTGATAATATCAGATCCACTGGGGCCAAAAGGAAAGCGAGTCGAGACAAAGCATCTGGTAACTCCAAGAGAAGGAAGAAAGGATCCCAACAATCCATTTCTGCTGATAACCTACAGCTGTTGAAAGATAAGCGTTTTGCTGATCCAAAATGCTTGCGAATGAAATTCTTGAGTACACATGTGAATCTCCCATCCAAATCAGAGCTGTTGAAGAGATTCAGCGTGTTTGGGAAAATAGATGCTTTGAAAACTGATGTAAACCCAGGGGGAAGGTCTGCGAAAGTAGTGTTCCTGCAGAGCATAGACGCAGTGACAGCTTATCAATTTGCAAGAAGCAAAAAGTTTAAGCTAGGACGCTCTAAGGTAGTGTATCGGCTCGATGCCTCTGAGGGAGACACTGAAGTAAACAAAGCTCCTTTGTCTCGGAAGCCTCAACAGTCTGTTCCATCACCAAGATCATGTCTTAAGAAACATGGTTCGGTAGATAAAGAAGAGGAGAGAAGTCATCTCAAGGTGAAATTCGAAACGACCAACACATGA
- the LOC106300526 gene encoding uncharacterized protein LOC106300526 isoform X2, protein MNSQEEVVEQWEALDLGDSELPSFLRPCKRKSPSRPPLQPTTPRLNPKTNHQTLLRRCSSRPGDRFLDESHSRSLIPGPAGTVQVAIRRKMNKDPKSFDEQGEPIPTQEFICKAAEEPDWDDKDFSEDPWVSAVEGLLSNGGRAIGTPLSEIKSVCCSWGKVDQVVAIVKTCTPNGLGDIMVTLKDPTGTIDASVHRKVISDSEFGRDIRVGAVVILNKVAVCAPSRSSRYLNITLKNISKVITKETPVLPDESHFETSAKNPVPVNENEEDLRMRPKVFPVEQGTTHGIMNSLRRNATESNEATTDVEMEETNPTVESNSWLKGVAKNQFQARMDLTHLGKHDSSSQTGIAASRTTSNTREQQLQEDVATETNTADDIRPAKKISRSREPQSGVLDGVMGNSDEVTSGSKVNKSQPMASSSLVPQWTDEQLEELFDFD, encoded by the exons ATGAATTCTCAAGAAGAAGTAGTAGAGCAATGGGAAGCTCTTGACCTTGGTGACTCTGAGCTCCCTTCTTTCCTCCGCCCTTGCAAACGCAAATCTCCATCAAGGCCTCCTCTGCAACCAACGACGCCACGGCTTAATCCAAAGACAAACCATCAGACTCTTCTTCGCCGCTGCTCCTCCCGGCCGGGAGATCGTTTTCTTGACGAGAGTCATTCCCGCTCTTTGATTCCAGGACCTGCTGGGACTGTTCAAGTGGCAATCCGCAGAAAGATGAATAAGGATCCGAAATCGTTTGATGAGCAGGGAGAACCGATTCCAACTCAAGAGTTCATATGTAAAGCTGCTGAAGAGCCTGATTGGGATGACAAGGATTTCTCTGAGGACCCTTGGGTCTCTGCTGTTGAAG GTTTGCTGAGCAACGGTGGGAGAGCTATTGGGACACCGTTGAGCGAGATTAAGAGCGTATGTTGCAGTTGGGGTAAGGTCGACCAG GTCGTGGCAATTGTCAAAACCTGCACTCCAAATGGTCTAGGTGATATCATGGTGACTCTTAAG GATCCCACTGGAACAATCGATGCCAGCGTGCACAGGAAAGTGATATCTGATAGTGAATTTGGAAGAGATATACGAGTTGGTGCAGTGGTGATACTTAACAAG GTTGCAGTCTGTGCACCTTCACGGTCCTCACGCTATCTTAACATAACGCTGAAGAACATCTCCAAG GTTATCACAAAGGAGACTCCTGTTTTACCTGATGAGAGCCATTTCGAAACGAGTGCCAAGAATCCTGTTCCAGTGAATG AAAACGAGGAAGATTTGCGAATGCGACCCAAAGTGTTTCCTGTGGAGCAAGGAACCACTCACGGAATCATGAACAGTCTCAGAAGAAATGCCACAGAAAGCAATGAAGCAACCACTGACGTAGAAATGGAAGAAACGAATCCAACAGTGGAAAGCAACTCCTGGCTAAAAGGGGTGGCCAAGAACCAGTTTCAAGCCAGAATGGACCTGACCCACTTGGGAAAGCATGATTCAAGCAGCCAAACAGGAATTGCAGCAAGCAGGACAACCTCAAACACTCGAGAACAGCAACTGCAAGAAGATGTGGCTACAGAGACTAATACAGCTGATGACATTAGACCGGCCAAAAAGATCAGTAGAAGTCGTGAACCTCAAAGTGGTGTGCTAGACGGGGTAATGGGGAACTCTGATGAAGTTACATCAGGATCTAAGGTCAACAAATCTCAGCCCATGGCGTCTTCCAGCTTGGTGCCACAGTGGACCGACGAGCAACTTGAAGAACTCTTTGATTTTGACTAA
- the LOC106300526 gene encoding uncharacterized protein LOC106300526 isoform X1 → MNSQEEVVEQWEALDLGDSELPSFLRPCKRKSPSRPPLQPTTPRLNPKTNHQTLLRRCSSRPGDRFLDESHSRSLIPGPAGTVQVAIRRKMNKDPKSFDEQGEPIPTQEFICKAAEEPDWDDKDFSEDPWVSAVEGLLSNGGRAIGTPLSEIKSVCCSWGKVDQVVAIVKTCTPNGLGDIMVTLKDPTGTIDASVHRKVISDSEFGRDIRVGAVVILNKVAVCAPSRSSRYLNITLKNISKVITKETPVLPDESHFETSAKNPVPVNGKEIKTYIEFLSQFGRETQTENEEDLRMRPKVFPVEQGTTHGIMNSLRRNATESNEATTDVEMEETNPTVESNSWLKGVAKNQFQARMDLTHLGKHDSSSQTGIAASRTTSNTREQQLQEDVATETNTADDIRPAKKISRSREPQSGVLDGVMGNSDEVTSGSKVNKSQPMASSSLVPQWTDEQLEELFDFD, encoded by the exons ATGAATTCTCAAGAAGAAGTAGTAGAGCAATGGGAAGCTCTTGACCTTGGTGACTCTGAGCTCCCTTCTTTCCTCCGCCCTTGCAAACGCAAATCTCCATCAAGGCCTCCTCTGCAACCAACGACGCCACGGCTTAATCCAAAGACAAACCATCAGACTCTTCTTCGCCGCTGCTCCTCCCGGCCGGGAGATCGTTTTCTTGACGAGAGTCATTCCCGCTCTTTGATTCCAGGACCTGCTGGGACTGTTCAAGTGGCAATCCGCAGAAAGATGAATAAGGATCCGAAATCGTTTGATGAGCAGGGAGAACCGATTCCAACTCAAGAGTTCATATGTAAAGCTGCTGAAGAGCCTGATTGGGATGACAAGGATTTCTCTGAGGACCCTTGGGTCTCTGCTGTTGAAG GTTTGCTGAGCAACGGTGGGAGAGCTATTGGGACACCGTTGAGCGAGATTAAGAGCGTATGTTGCAGTTGGGGTAAGGTCGACCAG GTCGTGGCAATTGTCAAAACCTGCACTCCAAATGGTCTAGGTGATATCATGGTGACTCTTAAG GATCCCACTGGAACAATCGATGCCAGCGTGCACAGGAAAGTGATATCTGATAGTGAATTTGGAAGAGATATACGAGTTGGTGCAGTGGTGATACTTAACAAG GTTGCAGTCTGTGCACCTTCACGGTCCTCACGCTATCTTAACATAACGCTGAAGAACATCTCCAAG GTTATCACAAAGGAGACTCCTGTTTTACCTGATGAGAGCCATTTCGAAACGAGTGCCAAGAATCCTGTTCCAGTGAATGGTAAGGAGATAAAAACATATATTGAGTTTCTTTCACAGTTCGGTCGAGAAACTCAAACAGAAAACGAGGAAGATTTGCGAATGCGACCCAAAGTGTTTCCTGTGGAGCAAGGAACCACTCACGGAATCATGAACAGTCTCAGAAGAAATGCCACAGAAAGCAATGAAGCAACCACTGACGTAGAAATGGAAGAAACGAATCCAACAGTGGAAAGCAACTCCTGGCTAAAAGGGGTGGCCAAGAACCAGTTTCAAGCCAGAATGGACCTGACCCACTTGGGAAAGCATGATTCAAGCAGCCAAACAGGAATTGCAGCAAGCAGGACAACCTCAAACACTCGAGAACAGCAACTGCAAGAAGATGTGGCTACAGAGACTAATACAGCTGATGACATTAGACCGGCCAAAAAGATCAGTAGAAGTCGTGAACCTCAAAGTGGTGTGCTAGACGGGGTAATGGGGAACTCTGATGAAGTTACATCAGGATCTAAGGTCAACAAATCTCAGCCCATGGCGTCTTCCAGCTTGGTGCCACAGTGGACCGACGAGCAACTTGAAGAACTCTTTGATTTTGACTAA